One genomic region from Natrinema caseinilyticum encodes:
- a CDS encoding DUF1405 domain-containing protein, which produces MTASTRMADREGGDRESLPAYLAPVPHTLEDLGLRFAWLVVAINLAGTAFGFWYYGPQLGRTAVVMWPWVPDSPLATLFVALAIGAWKVGREQPWMTALAFFGNIVLGLWTPYTLLVFADSYTYLPVWMYHFLFWSHLAMVVQALVLYRISDFPIWAVAVASLWYWSNLIVDYFVPVVGGLHHTIIPVSRDTPLFLGADALGAIAAGEVTFVLLALFLALSIRVKKCEAARDRR; this is translated from the coding sequence ATGACCGCGTCGACTCGGATGGCTGATCGCGAGGGTGGCGACCGCGAGTCGCTACCGGCGTATCTCGCGCCCGTGCCGCACACGTTGGAGGACCTGGGGCTGCGATTTGCCTGGCTCGTCGTGGCGATCAACCTCGCCGGAACGGCGTTCGGGTTCTGGTACTACGGCCCGCAGTTAGGCCGAACGGCCGTCGTGATGTGGCCCTGGGTTCCGGACAGTCCGCTCGCGACCCTGTTCGTCGCGCTGGCGATCGGGGCCTGGAAAGTGGGACGGGAACAGCCGTGGATGACGGCGCTGGCCTTTTTCGGTAACATCGTGCTCGGATTGTGGACGCCCTACACGTTACTCGTGTTCGCCGATTCCTACACCTACCTCCCCGTGTGGATGTACCACTTTCTCTTCTGGAGTCACCTCGCGATGGTCGTCCAGGCTCTGGTCCTCTATCGGATCAGTGACTTTCCGATCTGGGCCGTCGCCGTCGCTTCGCTCTGGTACTGGAGCAACCTGATCGTGGACTACTTCGTCCCCGTCGTCGGCGGCCTACACCACACGATCATCCCCGTTTCGCGGGACACACCCCTGTTCCTCGGGGCCGACGCGCTGGGCGCGATCGCCGCCGGTGAAGTGACGTTCGTCCTTCTGGCGCTCTTTCTCGCGCTCTCGATCCGGGTTAAAAAGTGCGAAGCGGCTCGAGACCGGCGATAG
- a CDS encoding DUF7344 domain-containing protein — MKTDISDADVSGTDVTLPSNTVFELLLDEQRRYALYYLSRKVGAVTIEELTERIADRDENPTPERVEQITVEFHHNHLRKLVESEVLRYDADAGTVERRAAARTLDPYLELAFVGDL, encoded by the coding sequence ATGAAGACAGATATCTCAGACGCCGACGTCTCCGGAACCGATGTCACGCTCCCCTCGAACACGGTATTCGAGCTGTTGCTGGACGAGCAGCGCCGGTATGCATTATATTACCTGTCACGGAAAGTGGGCGCCGTGACCATCGAGGAACTGACCGAGCGGATCGCCGACCGAGACGAAAACCCGACCCCCGAACGCGTCGAGCAAATCACGGTCGAGTTCCACCACAACCACCTTCGAAAGCTCGTCGAATCGGAGGTGCTCCGATACGATGCGGACGCGGGAACGGTCGAACGCCGGGCCGCAGCCCGCACACTCGATCCCTATCTCGAACTCGCGTTCGTCGGCGACCTGTGA
- the pdxS gene encoding pyridoxal 5'-phosphate synthase lyase subunit PdxS: MAENTDLEELRRGTELVKRGFARMQKGGVIMDVVDPEQARIAEDAGAVAVMALEAVPADIRKRGGVARMADPADVAEIVDSVSIPVMGKARIGHTKEAQILEAVGVDMIDESEVLTPADDAYHIDKRDFTAPFVCGARNLGEALRRIDEGAAMIRTKGEAGTGDVNQAVHHQRTIKGAIRKLEGMSHEEREAYAREIEAPADLVHETADMGRLPVVNFAAGGIATPADAALMMHHECDGIFVGSGIFGAENPPAMGEAIVEATTNWDDPAALAEISKNLGEGMKGDANVDLPDEEKLQGRGV; this comes from the coding sequence ATGGCCGAGAACACCGATCTCGAGGAATTGCGACGCGGAACGGAACTCGTCAAGCGCGGGTTCGCGCGGATGCAGAAAGGCGGCGTCATCATGGACGTCGTCGACCCCGAACAGGCGCGCATCGCCGAAGACGCCGGCGCGGTTGCCGTCATGGCCCTCGAGGCCGTCCCTGCGGACATCCGCAAGCGCGGCGGCGTCGCCCGGATGGCAGACCCCGCAGACGTCGCGGAGATCGTCGACTCCGTCTCGATCCCCGTCATGGGGAAGGCCCGCATCGGCCACACGAAGGAAGCGCAGATCCTCGAGGCCGTCGGGGTCGACATGATCGACGAGAGCGAGGTGCTGACGCCCGCCGACGACGCCTACCACATCGACAAGCGCGACTTTACCGCGCCGTTCGTCTGTGGCGCGCGCAACCTCGGTGAGGCGCTGCGCCGAATCGACGAGGGCGCGGCGATGATCCGCACCAAAGGCGAGGCCGGCACCGGTGACGTCAATCAGGCCGTCCATCACCAGCGCACCATCAAGGGCGCCATCCGCAAACTCGAGGGGATGAGCCACGAGGAACGCGAAGCCTACGCGCGCGAGATCGAAGCGCCCGCGGATCTGGTCCACGAGACCGCCGACATGGGCCGGCTCCCGGTGGTCAACTTCGCGGCCGGCGGCATCGCGACGCCCGCCGACGCAGCTTTGATGATGCACCACGAGTGCGACGGCATCTTCGTCGGCAGCGGCATCTTCGGCGCGGAGAACCCGCCCGCGATGGGCGAGGCCATCGTCGAAGCGACGACCAACTGGGACGACCCCGCGGCGCTCGCCGAAATTTCGAAGAACCTCGGCGAGGGGATGAAAGGCGACGCGAACGTCGACCTGCCCGACGAGGAGAAGCTGCAGGGTCGCGGCGTCTGA
- a CDS encoding acetoacetate decarboxylase family protein yields MTTGASAATPVGERTRTNLSTGHVVELPLELSFAMGGVTVPARRSRLEAILPDALSSLAIAPGVGCVALVGIQYHRVGGGETDSSQFEPYDEFALIVPAVHGSRTSLPLAQLADGAIGGYVHWLPVTTEASVALGRELWGYPKERADITVTDGPTGVRAVVDGGRYGGDEAVRLEVARPRTDARAREWTMHSYTVKDDDLLRTPVHVSGDVAIGFGPSVGTRLEVSSTVRRELGLRQRSLGRMYGAHVRARLHEGERIAHRRG; encoded by the coding sequence ATGACCACCGGCGCCTCGGCCGCAACTCCAGTCGGCGAACGGACGCGAACCAATCTCTCGACCGGTCACGTCGTCGAACTGCCGCTCGAACTCTCGTTCGCGATGGGCGGCGTGACGGTCCCCGCGCGCCGCAGCAGACTCGAGGCGATCCTCCCGGACGCACTGTCATCGCTCGCGATCGCGCCCGGCGTGGGCTGCGTCGCCCTCGTCGGGATTCAGTACCATCGGGTCGGCGGTGGGGAGACGGACTCGTCGCAGTTCGAGCCCTACGACGAGTTCGCCCTCATCGTCCCGGCGGTCCACGGCAGCCGAACCTCCCTCCCGCTGGCACAGCTTGCGGACGGTGCGATCGGCGGGTACGTTCACTGGCTCCCCGTTACGACCGAGGCTTCGGTCGCGCTCGGTCGCGAACTCTGGGGGTACCCAAAGGAGCGGGCCGACATCACCGTGACCGACGGGCCGACCGGTGTCCGTGCCGTCGTCGATGGTGGGCGCTACGGCGGCGACGAGGCCGTTCGACTCGAGGTCGCTCGACCACGAACAGACGCTCGAGCGCGCGAGTGGACGATGCACAGCTACACGGTGAAAGACGACGACCTCCTGCGGACGCCGGTCCACGTCAGTGGCGATGTGGCGATCGGGTTCGGCCCCTCCGTCGGCACCCGACTCGAGGTCTCTTCGACCGTGCGACGGGAACTCGGACTCCGGCAGCGGTCGCTGGGGAGGATGTACGGTGCGCACGTTCGGGCGCGCCTGCACGAGGGTGAGCGGATCGCCCACCGACGGGGATGA
- a CDS encoding ABC transporter substrate-binding protein: MDDFEPGSGNAGDSAQSDNRRGLDRRRVLKTTAGGTVGLSFAGCLKTAGSIITGADADPVTVGVLAPNPGSNATGRSIVEGARIARNQLEDNGGIDGRDVELVVGDTNSSPLEARRQYQRLVLEEGADVTVGVATSEALVALMDDIAEQQVPHLTAGSATTAASRLVNEQYEKYKYHFRVGPLNDVNLGETQVDFLADMSGQIGWDSVAILVEDYEWTKNLWDVYQNRLGDTPVDVTMSQRYPPATDNFSTIYDEVERSGADAAVISAAHTGTDAVLDWGPAERKFAFGGIHVPMQLSSYYGMVDGACRYAVGYAFATPESKNTDKTQPFLETYQGRNDGAAPVYTGYISFDAVRLFAKAVEGAGTLDPDELVNELEGISVTGTTGTIEFHGPDHKHAHDVIYGKENIHPLYYQWREGDDGAGVQKTIWPDTYETTDYVDPDWL, from the coding sequence ATGGACGATTTCGAACCCGGAAGCGGGAACGCAGGGGATTCCGCGCAGTCAGATAACCGACGCGGTCTCGACCGCCGTCGAGTGCTGAAAACGACGGCTGGTGGAACGGTCGGTCTCTCGTTTGCGGGCTGTCTCAAAACTGCGGGGTCTATCATTACGGGCGCCGACGCCGACCCGGTCACAGTCGGGGTTCTCGCACCCAATCCGGGAAGCAACGCGACCGGACGGTCGATCGTCGAGGGTGCCAGGATCGCCCGCAACCAACTCGAGGACAACGGCGGCATCGACGGCAGGGACGTCGAACTGGTCGTCGGCGACACGAACTCGAGTCCGCTCGAGGCGCGTCGGCAGTACCAGCGACTCGTCCTCGAGGAGGGAGCGGACGTCACGGTCGGCGTCGCCACGAGCGAGGCTCTTGTCGCGCTGATGGACGACATCGCCGAACAGCAAGTCCCCCACCTGACGGCGGGGTCTGCGACGACGGCGGCCAGCCGTCTGGTGAACGAGCAATACGAGAAGTACAAGTATCATTTCCGCGTCGGCCCGCTCAACGACGTGAACCTCGGCGAGACTCAGGTCGACTTCCTGGCCGATATGAGCGGCCAAATCGGCTGGGACTCGGTCGCCATTCTCGTCGAAGACTACGAGTGGACGAAGAACCTGTGGGACGTGTACCAGAACCGTCTGGGTGACACGCCCGTCGACGTCACGATGTCGCAGCGGTACCCGCCCGCGACCGACAATTTCTCCACGATCTACGACGAGGTCGAAAGGTCGGGGGCCGACGCCGCGGTCATTTCGGCCGCCCACACCGGGACCGACGCCGTACTGGACTGGGGCCCGGCCGAGCGAAAATTCGCCTTCGGCGGGATCCACGTGCCGATGCAGCTATCGTCGTACTACGGGATGGTCGACGGTGCGTGCCGCTATGCGGTCGGGTACGCCTTCGCGACACCGGAAAGCAAGAACACGGACAAGACCCAACCGTTCCTCGAGACGTACCAGGGCAGGAACGACGGGGCCGCGCCCGTCTACACCGGCTATATTTCGTTCGACGCCGTGAGACTGTTCGCGAAGGCCGTCGAAGGGGCCGGCACGCTCGACCCCGACGAACTCGTGAACGAACTCGAGGGAATCTCCGTTACCGGGACGACCGGAACGATCGAATTCCACGGTCCCGACCACAAACACGCCCACGACGTCATCTACGGGAAAGAAAACATCCACCCGCTGTACTACCAGTGGCGTGAAGGCGACGACGGAGCCGGTGTCCAGAAGACGATCTGGCCCGATACCTACGAGACGACCGACTACGTCGATCCTGACTGGCTCTAA
- a CDS encoding homoserine kinase: MLTVRAPATSANLGSGFDVFGVALGTPADVVRVERAQETTITVTGAGSKYIPEDPAKNTVGAVAKALDAPAHIRIDKGVRPSSGLGSSAASAAAAAVALNALYDRGRSREELVPIAAEGEALVSGEAHADNVAPSLLGGFTIVTDDGVTQVDAAVPVVACLPEMSVSTRDARGVVPRSAPLEEVVDTVGNAATLTVGMTRNDPELVGKGMCDDIVTPERTALIDGYERVRDAALEAGATGVTVSGAGPGILAVCHRRNQRAIASAMVDAFDAVGVESRAYQTAIGEGARLYR, encoded by the coding sequence ATGCTCACCGTGCGGGCGCCCGCGACGAGTGCGAACCTCGGGAGTGGCTTCGACGTCTTCGGCGTCGCTCTCGGAACGCCCGCCGACGTCGTCCGCGTCGAGCGCGCCCAGGAAACGACGATCACGGTGACCGGCGCGGGCAGCAAATACATTCCCGAAGATCCCGCGAAGAACACCGTCGGTGCGGTTGCAAAAGCGCTCGATGCGCCGGCTCACATTCGGATCGACAAGGGCGTTCGGCCCTCGTCGGGACTCGGATCGTCGGCCGCGAGCGCGGCCGCGGCAGCCGTCGCGCTGAACGCGCTGTACGACCGCGGTCGCTCACGGGAGGAACTCGTCCCGATCGCGGCCGAAGGCGAGGCGCTCGTCTCGGGAGAAGCACACGCGGACAACGTCGCCCCCTCGCTGCTCGGTGGATTTACCATCGTCACCGACGACGGCGTCACGCAGGTCGACGCCGCAGTCCCCGTCGTCGCCTGTCTCCCCGAGATGTCCGTATCGACGCGCGACGCCCGCGGCGTAGTGCCCCGGTCGGCCCCACTCGAGGAGGTCGTCGATACCGTCGGCAACGCCGCCACGCTAACAGTCGGCATGACCCGGAACGACCCCGAACTCGTCGGAAAGGGTATGTGCGACGATATCGTCACGCCCGAGCGCACCGCCCTGATCGACGGCTACGAGCGGGTTCGCGACGCCGCTCTCGAGGCGGGCGCGACCGGCGTGACGGTAAGTGGTGCCGGGCCGGGCATTCTGGCGGTCTGTCACCGGCGAAACCAGCGAGCGATCGCCTCGGCGATGGTGGACGCATTCGACGCGGTCGGCGTCGAGAGTCGAGCGTACCAAACCGCCATCGGAGAGGGCGCGCGACTGTACCGCTGA
- a CDS encoding methyl-accepting chemotaxis protein, with protein sequence MDFVRRLVPTAIRRRYAVKFGIALVILGISVGLIGYAATAAITNQVEDRVESDHSSSVSQEAQSLQMWNEQNEHTTGMIVRSDVVASDDSGAIQRRFLDWQEHLDTDTFDISYVNLDSGTVSASTNEAYRGASTSELENVPGDAFSQASQTVPWVSDAYTAQGEFGQNTTVVTYVQITAENENRAVIYTANLEAYSNQLQDEEDVTTMVVDSDNEVMLDNRGSDTSTETLGVSYGGDKSLLSEARTEGATTQDVPGSALSFGTDAYTFDNDEYVTSAARVFGTDWVVVSHEPSSQALGYVNNIREWGILATILGVFMVGMVGAVLGRNTATSIDRLTDRASEIENGNLSVDLETERIDNIGRLYNGFDSMRDTLRKQIEEAETAREEAERERKRVQELNDHLEDKAAEYCSVMGRAADGDLTARATVESQNEEMQQIGEDFNEMLDEIEQTIAELNRFATDVATASEQVTASSEEVRSASQQVTESVQEISDGADRQNDSLQSVNQEMSGLSTTTEEIAASSNEVADIAERTVDTGRAGQEAAQAAIAAMDGIETEASDAVDEMRRLEEEVQQIDELINSISEIARQTNMLALNANIEASRSQGGGSDDEGFSVVAKEVKALSEDVADAADEAEDRLEAIRERTEESAAEVEGTSSNIEDASEQVQAAVTALEEIAELAQETNVGVQEISAATEEQAASTQEVVSMVDGAATISEETTAEAQNVAAAAEEQTTALTEVTKSASNLSQQAAQLSEALDRFDTDVDRADVDLGSSFDVDEELAAGGTKFDVDGADDEADDRGPGITFGDDVDARQGATEGTPNMGDADEPSDAFELDPSERIDETDDGSQPTNDAFAGDSGTGSFGSGTPASEEPSYEAAEMPAADEQDDGDADPGTSTESPTTDSDETAALPMDPVDDGDDTTGSPESDEERESAAFGDDGNEGTTWAGGNESDAADDVERDDDGDDADRTESEDVFTFGATTEDE encoded by the coding sequence ATGGATTTTGTTCGACGATTGGTGCCGACAGCTATCCGACGCAGGTACGCGGTCAAATTCGGGATCGCGTTAGTGATTCTCGGGATCTCTGTCGGTCTGATTGGATACGCTGCGACCGCAGCTATCACAAACCAGGTCGAAGATCGAGTCGAGAGCGACCACTCTTCGTCCGTTAGCCAGGAGGCACAAAGTCTGCAGATGTGGAACGAACAGAACGAACATACGACCGGGATGATCGTCAGGTCCGACGTCGTCGCCAGTGACGATTCGGGGGCGATACAACGACGCTTCCTCGACTGGCAAGAACACCTCGATACGGATACGTTCGATATTTCTTATGTGAATTTGGACAGCGGGACGGTGAGTGCCAGTACGAACGAGGCGTACCGCGGCGCCTCGACCAGCGAACTCGAGAACGTCCCTGGCGACGCGTTCTCGCAGGCATCGCAGACCGTCCCCTGGGTCTCGGACGCCTACACCGCACAGGGTGAGTTCGGTCAGAATACCACCGTCGTCACGTACGTCCAGATCACGGCCGAGAACGAAAACCGTGCAGTCATCTACACCGCCAATCTCGAGGCGTACTCGAACCAGCTTCAGGACGAGGAGGACGTCACGACGATGGTCGTCGATAGCGACAACGAGGTCATGCTGGACAACCGCGGCTCCGATACGAGCACCGAGACGCTCGGAGTCTCTTACGGTGGCGACAAAAGCCTTCTGAGCGAAGCCCGGACGGAAGGCGCTACCACCCAAGACGTCCCCGGATCGGCGCTGTCGTTCGGGACCGATGCCTACACCTTCGACAACGACGAGTACGTCACGAGCGCCGCACGCGTCTTCGGAACTGACTGGGTCGTCGTGAGCCACGAGCCGTCCAGCCAGGCGCTCGGGTACGTCAACAACATCAGAGAATGGGGGATCCTCGCGACGATCCTCGGTGTGTTCATGGTCGGCATGGTCGGTGCCGTCCTCGGCCGGAACACGGCCACTTCGATCGACCGTCTCACCGACAGAGCCAGCGAGATAGAGAACGGAAATCTCAGCGTCGACCTCGAGACGGAGCGAATCGACAACATCGGTCGGCTCTACAACGGATTCGATTCGATGCGCGATACGCTCCGTAAACAGATCGAGGAAGCCGAAACCGCACGCGAAGAAGCCGAACGCGAGCGCAAGCGCGTCCAGGAACTCAACGACCACCTGGAGGACAAAGCTGCCGAGTACTGTTCGGTCATGGGTCGGGCCGCCGACGGCGACCTCACCGCCCGCGCGACGGTCGAAAGCCAGAACGAGGAGATGCAACAGATCGGGGAGGACTTCAACGAGATGCTCGACGAAATCGAACAGACAATCGCCGAGCTCAACCGGTTCGCGACCGACGTCGCGACCGCCTCCGAACAGGTGACCGCCTCGAGCGAGGAAGTGAGATCCGCCTCGCAGCAGGTCACGGAATCGGTCCAAGAGATTTCCGACGGCGCGGACCGACAGAACGACTCGCTGCAGTCGGTCAACCAGGAGATGAGCGGTCTCTCGACCACGACCGAAGAGATTGCCGCGTCCTCGAACGAGGTCGCCGACATCGCCGAACGGACCGTCGACACCGGGCGAGCGGGGCAAGAAGCCGCTCAGGCGGCTATCGCCGCCATGGACGGGATCGAGACCGAAGCCAGCGACGCCGTCGACGAGATGCGTCGGCTCGAAGAGGAGGTCCAACAGATCGACGAACTGATCAACTCGATTTCGGAAATCGCGCGCCAGACGAACATGCTGGCACTGAACGCGAACATCGAGGCCTCCCGCTCCCAGGGCGGGGGCAGCGACGACGAAGGATTCTCCGTCGTGGCAAAGGAGGTCAAGGCCCTCTCCGAAGACGTCGCCGACGCGGCCGACGAGGCCGAAGACCGGCTCGAGGCGATCCGCGAACGGACCGAAGAGTCCGCCGCCGAAGTCGAAGGGACGAGTTCCAATATCGAAGACGCGAGCGAGCAGGTTCAGGCGGCGGTCACCGCGCTCGAAGAAATCGCCGAACTCGCCCAGGAAACCAACGTGGGCGTCCAGGAGATCTCCGCGGCGACGGAAGAGCAAGCGGCGTCGACCCAGGAAGTCGTCTCGATGGTCGACGGCGCGGCGACGATTTCCGAAGAGACGACCGCCGAAGCCCAAAACGTCGCTGCAGCGGCAGAAGAGCAGACGACCGCACTGACCGAAGTGACGAAGTCCGCGTCGAACCTGTCCCAGCAGGCAGCACAGCTCTCCGAAGCGCTCGATCGGTTCGACACCGACGTCGACCGCGCGGACGTCGATCTCGGGTCGTCGTTCGACGTCGACGAGGAGCTGGCGGCGGGCGGAACGAAATTCGACGTCGACGGTGCCGACGACGAAGCCGACGATCGAGGCCCGGGAATCACGTTCGGGGACGACGTCGACGCCCGACAGGGTGCTACGGAAGGAACTCCCAACATGGGTGACGCCGACGAGCCGTCAGACGCGTTCGAACTCGATCCGAGCGAGAGAATCGACGAGACGGACGACGGGAGCCAGCCGACGAACGACGCGTTCGCGGGCGATTCGGGGACCGGATCGTTCGGGTCCGGGACGCCTGCGAGCGAAGAGCCGTCGTACGAAGCCGCGGAGATGCCGGCGGCCGACGAACAGGACGACGGCGACGCCGATCCCGGAACGTCGACGGAGTCCCCGACTACCGACAGCGACGAGACGGCAGCCCTCCCGATGGATCCGGTCGACGACGGAGACGACACCACCGGGTCACCGGAATCCGACGAGGAGCGAGAATCGGCCGCTTTCGGCGACGACGGTAATGAGGGGACCACCTGGGCGGGCGGCAACGAGTCGGATGCGGCCGACGACGTGGAACGAGACGACGACGGCGACGATGCCGACAGGACCGAAAGCGAGGACGTGTTCACGTTCGGCGCGACCACCGAAGACGAGTAA
- a CDS encoding ABC transporter substrate-binding protein produces the protein MTERNGSDNGKGVPERTDRGNDLKRRHYLTAATGAASLSVAGCLETVGSISGGSGGEGPITVGVLAPNPDSDFIGRSIVRGAEIGVKHANENGGIGGRDVELVVGDTNSSPLEGRRQYQRLVLEEGADVTVGVFTSEVLVNIIDDIAEQETIHLTAGAATTKVSQLVKEEYDKYKYHFRVGPNNDYDLGRNQIDFVDAMAPKAGWESIAVIAEDYEWTKKPWEVYQDQLPETDLDVALERRYPPATDDFSSLYNDVQESGADLAFISTAHTGTAALLDWSYPNRPEQPPQPQPFAFAGIHVPMQLPAYYDLVDGACRFAVTQTSATPTSEITSKTQPFVQDYQAQFQGSNPVYTGYHAYDAVDLFAHAVEETGTLDSDELIAFLEDVSFDGSAGTVAFYVKDHDYPHDLTYNVKDNVYFQWQENDDGEGVQEIVWPEKHATTEYVTPPWL, from the coding sequence ATGACTGAACGTAATGGGTCGGATAACGGGAAGGGAGTGCCCGAGCGAACGGATCGCGGGAACGATCTCAAACGACGACACTACCTCACGGCTGCCACCGGTGCGGCGAGTCTATCTGTTGCGGGCTGCTTGGAGACTGTCGGATCCATCTCCGGCGGAAGCGGCGGCGAGGGTCCGATCACGGTCGGCGTGTTAGCACCCAATCCGGACAGCGATTTCATCGGCCGATCGATAGTGCGCGGCGCCGAGATCGGCGTCAAACACGCCAACGAGAACGGCGGGATCGGGGGCAGAGACGTCGAACTGGTCGTCGGGGACACGAACTCGAGCCCGCTCGAGGGGCGCCGCCAGTACCAGCGGCTCGTCCTCGAGGAGGGAGCGGACGTCACGGTCGGCGTCTTCACCAGCGAGGTACTCGTAAACATCATCGACGATATTGCCGAGCAGGAGACGATTCACCTCACGGCGGGTGCGGCGACGACGAAGGTCAGTCAGCTGGTAAAAGAGGAGTACGACAAGTACAAGTACCACTTCCGGGTCGGGCCGAACAACGACTACGACCTCGGTCGGAATCAGATCGACTTCGTCGATGCGATGGCTCCGAAGGCCGGCTGGGAGTCCATCGCAGTCATCGCCGAGGATTACGAGTGGACGAAGAAACCGTGGGAGGTGTACCAGGATCAACTCCCCGAGACGGACCTCGACGTCGCACTGGAGCGACGCTATCCGCCGGCGACCGACGATTTCTCGTCCCTCTACAACGACGTCCAGGAATCGGGCGCAGACCTCGCGTTCATATCCACGGCCCACACCGGAACCGCCGCGCTGCTCGACTGGTCGTACCCGAACCGTCCCGAACAACCGCCTCAGCCACAACCGTTCGCCTTCGCCGGCATCCACGTGCCGATGCAACTCCCGGCGTACTACGACCTGGTCGATGGAGCGTGTCGATTCGCCGTCACCCAGACCAGCGCGACGCCGACCAGCGAAATCACGTCGAAAACGCAGCCGTTCGTCCAGGACTACCAGGCCCAATTCCAGGGATCTAACCCGGTCTACACGGGATACCATGCGTACGACGCGGTCGACCTGTTCGCCCACGCCGTCGAAGAGACCGGGACGCTCGATTCGGACGAACTGATCGCCTTCCTCGAGGACGTCTCGTTCGACGGAAGCGCCGGGACGGTCGCGTTCTACGTAAAGGATCACGACTACCCCCACGACCTCACGTACAACGTGAAAGACAACGTCTACTTCCAGTGGCAGGAAAACGACGACGGCGAGGGCGTCCAGGAGATCGTCTGGCCCGAAAAGCACGCGACGACGGAGTACGTTACGCCGCCCTGGCTCTGA